The Acidimicrobiales bacterium genome contains a region encoding:
- a CDS encoding serine protease, with translation MGQPQGPGRGARRWGAVALALAVLAAGACSSGSGDGADEDRSTTASTASTASTTTAPLSGAEVVESLRRSVALVETPAGSGSAVLLEDGYLVTNAHVVDPFRRVTVTLDGEGHDVDVVGVDLVADIAVVGPLPVEAEGPPVTLADPGGLTTGDELFLVGYPGTTDDPEVTVTEGVLSRRRQVPGWKLELLQTDAEIAEGQSGGVLADTAGRVVGISGYSYDDQFSLAVAGPAAQDSVEAILDDRGSEWSPLPPLGQPRDEGASLDLRASGQSVLFVPNVRDLPDLEVRFPADVPVELEVTDLALETVALNEAADAFYREDPDDDPSARPEPTPPSEPGTWTFDVAIDEPVLVFVSAADDRARAEVTSSLPFEVLNPQPALQSLDVGEPVEGTVSAFDDTDTYLLDLRAGQSVAITASSAFGDMAFTLVPPEGGGEGIEADDGGGGLFDLDATGTFTARAEGTHILHVSQVDGYATAYRVAVEPG, from the coding sequence ATGGGGCAACCGCAGGGACCGGGTCGGGGAGCACGGCGGTGGGGGGCGGTGGCGCTGGCCCTGGCCGTCCTGGCGGCCGGGGCGTGCTCGTCGGGGTCCGGCGACGGCGCCGACGAGGACCGCTCCACCACGGCCAGCACCGCGTCGACGGCGTCGACCACCACCGCGCCCCTCAGCGGGGCCGAGGTGGTGGAGAGCCTGCGGCGGTCGGTGGCCCTGGTCGAGACCCCGGCGGGGTCGGGCTCGGCCGTCCTGTTGGAGGACGGCTACCTGGTGACCAACGCCCACGTGGTCGACCCCTTCCGGCGGGTCACCGTCACCCTCGACGGCGAAGGCCACGACGTGGACGTGGTGGGCGTGGACCTGGTGGCCGACATCGCCGTGGTCGGCCCGCTGCCGGTCGAGGCCGAGGGGCCGCCGGTCACCCTGGCCGACCCCGGCGGGTTGACCACCGGCGACGAGCTCTTCCTGGTCGGCTACCCGGGCACCACCGACGACCCCGAGGTGACGGTGACCGAGGGCGTCCTGTCCCGCCGGCGGCAGGTCCCGGGGTGGAAGCTGGAGCTGCTCCAGACCGACGCCGAGATCGCCGAGGGCCAGAGCGGGGGCGTCCTGGCCGACACCGCCGGGCGGGTGGTCGGCATCTCCGGCTACTCCTACGACGACCAGTTCTCCCTGGCCGTGGCCGGCCCCGCGGCCCAGGACTCGGTCGAGGCCATCCTGGACGACCGGGGCTCGGAGTGGTCGCCGCTGCCGCCCCTGGGCCAGCCCCGGGACGAGGGGGCCTCGCTCGACCTCAGGGCCAGCGGCCAGAGCGTCCTGTTCGTGCCCAACGTCCGGGACCTCCCCGACCTGGAGGTGCGGTTCCCGGCCGACGTGCCGGTGGAGCTGGAGGTGACCGACCTGGCCCTGGAGACGGTGGCCCTGAACGAGGCGGCCGACGCCTTCTACCGGGAGGACCCCGACGACGACCCGTCGGCCCGGCCCGAGCCCACCCCGCCGAGCGAGCCCGGGACCTGGACCTTCGACGTGGCCATCGACGAGCCGGTCCTCGTGTTCGTGTCGGCCGCCGATGACCGGGCCCGCGCCGAGGTCACCTCGTCCCTGCCCTTCGAGGTGCTCAACCCGCAGCCCGCCTTGCAGAGCCTGGACGTGGGGGAGCCGGTGGAGGGCACGGTGAGCGCCTTCGACGACACCGACACCTACCTGCTGGACCTGCGGGCCGGGCAGTCGGTCGCCATCACCGCCTCGTCGGCCTTCGGCGACATGGCTTTCACGCTGGTGCCCCCCGAGGGCGGCGGTGAGGGGATCGAGGCCGACGACGGCGGGGGCGGCCTGTTCGACCTGGACGCCACCGGTACGTTCACCGCCCGCGCCGAGGGGACCCACATCCTCCACGTCAGCCAGGTCGACGGCTACGCCACCGCCTACCGGGTGGCGGTGGAGCCGGGCTGA
- a CDS encoding amidohydrolase family protein yields MAELPKIISVDDHVVEPPHVWQTWLPERYRADGPRVERRGVGDVQHVGGGTYAQEFTDDGRPADCWVFGDVVYVHKRHVAAVGYSRDEMTMTPMTYEEMRPGCYEPKARVADQEVNHVEASLCFPTFPRFCGQTFTEHPDRDMGLACVRAYNDWMVEEWCGDSGGALIPLAIVPLWDAELAAAEVRRNAERGVHAVCFSEVPAHLGLPSIHSGFWDPFFAACEDTGTTINMHIGSSSRMPATSPDAPVAVAASLSFNNAMASMSDWLFSGNLVTFPGLTLAYSEGQIGWIPYILERVDDVWKEHRAWGGVKDLIPEPPSTYYYRNMYGCFFRDRHGIDSLDIVGVDNVTFETDYPHTDSTWPHTREIATGLMEGLDDEAVYKIMRGNAIRMLHLDLDRDRRPAVPAPA; encoded by the coding sequence ATGGCCGAGCTGCCGAAGATCATCAGCGTCGACGACCACGTCGTCGAGCCGCCCCACGTCTGGCAGACCTGGCTCCCCGAGAGGTACCGGGCCGACGGCCCCCGCGTCGAGCGCCGGGGTGTCGGCGACGTGCAACACGTCGGCGGCGGCACCTACGCCCAGGAGTTCACCGACGACGGGCGCCCGGCCGACTGCTGGGTGTTCGGCGACGTGGTCTACGTCCACAAGCGCCACGTGGCCGCGGTGGGCTACAGCCGCGACGAGATGACCATGACCCCCATGACGTACGAGGAGATGCGGCCCGGGTGCTACGAGCCCAAGGCCCGGGTGGCCGACCAGGAGGTCAACCACGTCGAGGCCTCGCTGTGCTTCCCGACCTTCCCCCGCTTCTGCGGCCAGACCTTCACCGAGCACCCCGACCGCGACATGGGCCTGGCCTGCGTCCGGGCCTACAACGACTGGATGGTCGAGGAGTGGTGCGGCGACTCCGGCGGCGCCCTCATCCCCCTGGCCATCGTCCCCCTGTGGGACGCCGAGCTGGCCGCGGCCGAGGTCCGCCGCAACGCCGAGCGGGGCGTCCACGCCGTGTGCTTCAGCGAGGTGCCGGCCCACCTGGGCCTGCCGTCCATCCACTCCGGCTTCTGGGACCCGTTCTTCGCGGCCTGCGAGGACACCGGGACCACCATCAACATGCACATCGGCTCGTCGTCGCGCATGCCCGCCACCTCGCCCGACGCCCCGGTGGCGGTGGCCGCCTCGCTCAGCTTCAACAACGCCATGGCCTCGATGAGCGATTGGCTGTTCAGCGGAAACCTGGTGACGTTCCCCGGCCTGACCCTGGCCTACTCCGAGGGCCAGATCGGCTGGATCCCCTACATCCTCGAGCGGGTCGACGACGTGTGGAAGGAGCACCGGGCCTGGGGCGGGGTCAAGGACCTGATCCCCGAGCCGCCCAGCACCTACTACTACCGCAACATGTACGGCTGCTTCTTCCGGGATCGGCACGGGATCGACAGCCTCGACATCGTCGGGGTGGACAACGTCACCTTCGAGACCGACTACCCCCACACCGACTCCACCTGGCCCCACACCAGGGAGATCGCCACCGGGCTGATGGAGGGCCTCGACGACGAGGCCGTCTACAAGATCATGCGGGGCAACGCCATCCGCATGCTGCACCTGGACCTCGACCGCGACCGCCGGCCGGCGGTGCCGGCCCCGGCCTGA